ttttcaaaagaaaataaggATAATGCATCATCTTTCAATGGAGTTACTGTATTGTTTGTTTGCGATTGTTCAGCATCTATATGTAATACCGAGGTTCGCCCTGTGGAAAATAATACATTGGAAtcttgattttctttttcaaaattaactGGAGAACCCTTTTCAGAAGTTTTTGTATGCGAATTGTAATTCCTGAAAAGTAGATTGGAATCTCGTGGAAAAGCTGCAGCATTAGAAATATCCAAATCAATAGAGGGCATATCAATATCCATAGACTCTTCAAGCCCCATCTTTGGATTAGCAGACGTATTGGGATAACGGTAATCAGTTTGCGGCGCGTGCCTCTGATTTATTGTCTCGTCCTCACTTATGTCAGTATCAATTGCTGCATTGTCAGAACTATATAAATCCAGTGTAGAAGGGATATCATCACCGTTCCTTGTAGGAGAACCTACAGGCTGTGAACtatgaaataaatcatttggTATTGATCGATGTTCAAGGTTTTCTAAAGCATTCGCGTTTCGCAATTCtagtaaataattttccTCATCTTCAAAACTCTCATAATTCTTTCCATAAGGAACGTTTTGCTCCGCTACCAAAAGCTTCTCCAAATCATCCTCATTTGGAATCGAATCCATATGAGTTGGAAatccaaattttcaaatggaACATGTAACAATTATGAATACTGAAAGACATCGTACATccgaattttttataagcaATTACCCCGTGTGCGTTGCAATGCATTATATGCTTGGAGAGTAAACAAAGCTTTCactttggttttttatgTGGTAATTTCAAGtaattttaagaaaagaaaactgttgaagaatatttatttaatgcttattttatttttctgtCTGTTAATGTCTGATATgaattttaatgaaactCATACCGTGTGCGGAGCCAAAAATTTGCAGTCCTATTGACTTCTTTGATTGTTCCCAATTAATTTGGATTTATGGTTAATGTGTAAAAAATCGTTGATGGAATTACGGCGGTTCCGATCGTGAATAGGATAATCGACTTACCCCAACACTCTAGAGTGCGACATTCCTGGCTCGGCTTTTTGGAGTAGAAGATACAAAcgaaaatagaaaattgaTCTATATGTCGTTCCTAAAACTTATGCTTCAATTCTGCAAACACTACTAAGTTTTTTCAGCTTGCAACACGTTAAGCTGCGTAACTTATTTCTGCTACTATTTTACTCGGTATAGGATTGCTGATTGAgttctttatttctttatttatatatgaTCTTTTCGCCAACGTGTTTAAACTAGGGGAGTTTAATTGCTAAATCGGCTAAAAAACTACAATGTAAAAACTTGGcctatatatttttatccAAACataagattttttaaatacagAATTGATATCTGAGCAGTCATTTAGTAAAAAGATGTCAGTAAAAGCTTTCTAATCCATTGGTCGGAACTTTTTAAGACTTTGATGTTTACCAAATAATGAACACAGTTAACACTCCCTCACTATATTTTGCATCGTTATACAGTATACCAACGTTTACTATCGTTTACTATAGCACATATCGAAGTAGACAGCTGCACACTATTGATATTATAGCTATCGGCGCGTAGCTTTGACATTGACTTTTAGAATCTGCCATCCGATTGATACTTGAATCAGCAAATTAGAAGGGCTGttcttttattgttttaGAATCATCGGCTTGTACTATTACTAATTGAATTAGTTCTTATGTTACGCACATATCTCATTCTGTGGTCTTCATAACGACTTCTTGTAATTGGTGTTGGATATTGTCCAATTATTGTTATCTCCAAAAAGCTTTCTTATATTCTGTTTTTCAAGTTCtttatatctttttattctttttcctaCGTATTGTTAAGAGTGAATAAAATGCCATGTCCTCTTATGTGCCCAACACCCTGTCCGTATATCACAACTTGTTAATTTTAGAGGCATCGTTTCGGAAAACATACCTACAGCTTCAAGTTCGTCGTCAAAAGTATATGGCTTTCTATGTCTCACtattggtgtggaacttTTACTTTGGCTATCGCGTCTTTTATCGCATCTCAAAATACTCGTTGATTGATTTGACTTACAAACTTTGTCTTTTATGCGGAATTGTTACACTTTTgctcttttatttttctggATTGTATCGGACTACAATAGTATATCCATCACGTTATGTTCAACAAGTCAACAAAGCGATGAGGTTTTTTAACATTCGCCTTGTTATAACTCCTGTCCCGTGGTTCCAGGTGAGAAAGCCTTTGGATTGTGGTGTCCATCTTATATTATCAAGCAAACGATTTGACATATTGGTGATCGAAGGTTGGGAAGCTTTTCGTTCTTCATATTTTGCTTCAATAcatagaaaaaacaatagcATACAGAGTAACGAGTCCTCTGAATCTCCTTCTTCTAAACAGAACTAGATTTACTTATACCCTTATCCTATTTATAAAGGATGCGATCgtttatttccttttcaacGTTGTTAATGCTTTTCATGTTTATACTGTTCTAGTATTTGTCATTTTTCATAACgtaaattttgattaaaattttcagctatttttttttttgctatcCGTTGTTGCTGGCGCCTTTCGCTATATTATTGATCAGTTATTGTCGTTATACTTTTATTACATACTTACCCgatttgaatttattagGATACTTTTAAGGACATTTCCTTTTATGTTGGGATATGAGATTGCTTTACAGACCCACTGAAATAGGATTTATCGTTggataattaaaaaaaggatgttGATGATTCATTACACATCTTGATCATTTACTTGCCTCATCTTAATTGGAAGGGTTTAAATAAAGGCTTAATTGAAAGTTGCTGTCACTTAACTTCCTTATCTTGTTCTGTCAACTTAAACTATTATCTTTCATTCCCGACTTAtaatctttcttttctttctacatcacctttttttttaaaaaatgggtAAAAAGCGTTTTCGCATGTACATAAGCAAAACTTCTTCTCTTCTTATGTAGAgacttcctttttttttaattttcaacttACTCATGCGGACTATACCGGACGTTCATTAGCTCTCTTGACGAGTTAggttttcaaataatttaatataaatgTAATCACTCCACCGTTAAAATTAACTATTTATAAGTGGTgctaaaatataaaaaagtgCATATAGCTAACACGTTTACTCACTGTTGTGCTGACAATTTAATCAATGAAATAATTGGAGACAAGTGAACTCTTTCGAAACTCTCATAATCGTCAGAGTTTGACTTAAAATACATTGTATATTAGTAGTCTAAATACGAGTAATATTATGCAAACCTTCCTATTCCTTATCTAATGTCGACTACTCAGTTAAATTTTATCCCAGCCAATTGCCCTAGCTAAGACAtttgttattattttggTATTAtgtttattctttttgaacTTTCTGGCTAATTGTTAAAGATTTTACCTTATGTGATCTATATTTTCTTACTGGCTCAACCATGCGTAACGCTCCAACAACCAGCACTTTGCTCCATCACAATGCCGTTGTTCTTAGAAGAACATGCTGAggtaattttatttttaagatGCCGAATTAACGCTTTTagtatttgaaaagataTTTAGAACAGGCGTTGGAGCCAATgtatgtaattttttttgagttgCCAATTTGcgtgatttttttttttacacgctaaaaaattgtttatcaATATGCTAACGAAATGACTAGTTCTGATGCTGATGCAAGTGTTTTATCAGATTATGCTATGGCATTGTTAAGGCACGAttcttctgaagaagaagttcGCCAGTTATGCTACTCACAACTAGAAGATTTTTTGCGACAGGAGACAATTCCTTTTgttgataaaatttttgatgttTTACGTGAAAAATCTTACTTGGAGGGTGCTTCAAATATGCCGTCAACCGGTATGGTGACTGAAGAAGTTTCAAGGTATTCGCCAACTTCATCAATGATCCCTGCCACCAACAGCATGGAAaccaattttaataattctttacCTGCTGTAGGAAAAACAAACACTTTTCCCTCTCAGGTGCCTAATATGTTTGGACCTCCGTTGTACCATCCAGCAGCCACAGCACCTTCTGAATTCATGCCCAGTATTCCTGGGTTTGGAAACTTACCAAATCCTGCAATGCCTCCCATACCATTCTTACCATTTAATCCTGCGGCGCAGCCTCCTTTCCCTCCCCCATTTAAGATGCGAGGTAAAAGAGGATTTGGCATGCGCCATGAGCATAATAGTGAACTTCGTAGGCATTCTCCTGGTAATCGAAGATTTAATCCATACAAAGCGTATCCCCAACCCCATCTGGGACATCGCTTCTCTCGTAACGCTGGCAATGATCCAACAAGTACTGCTTTAGAAGTGCGAAACATTCCGGAAGAGCATTTTAATGAGGAGAACATTAGgtcctttttttcaaagttcGGTGTATTGGAGAAAGTCGAATTAAATCCGACACATCATTCTTGTGTGTTAGAATTCACTTCCCATGAGGCTGCCAACAATGCTTGGTCCTCGCCTGAGCCCATATTTAACAATcgctttattaaaatattttggtaTAATCCGTCAAAGGGATTTCACAATCGACCAAAGAAGTTTGCATCCCATAAATCTCCCACTACTTCCGATTCGTCGAATGTAGAGAGTTCTGAAGATGTCGATCCTGCTTCTTTGTTACAAAACGAAGAGTTTCATAAACTGATTGAAGAAAGGCAAAGGCAGCACGAAGAACGTTTAAAACGCATAAATGCTAATAAAAAGGCACTAGAAGAACTTAACCAAAAAAAGCGCGAGCTTGCACAGcaacaattaaaagaaCAAGAGTTACtgatgcaaaaaattaaggaaACTGACCGTTCAGGAAACAAAAGACTCATGTTGTTAGAAACTCAGCATTCTCTTTTGAAGGCTGAGGCTGATTGCTTAGGGTTACCTGTGAGCAACGTTTCTGAAAGCCCAGCGGCATCTAATGGTTCTCATCATCCTTACGCTTCAGGACTTCCCCAGCGAGGTACCAACACATTTTTCCGTGGCAGAGGTCGCGGACGAGGTGATATGTTTGCGTCAATGTCCATCGATAATCGTCCAACTAAGCTTCGTGTAATAAATGTTTCTcctgaaaaaaatgaagctTTGTTGCAATACTTATTCACTGTTGGAGGATATGAGGAAATTACTGAACCTTCAACTACTGAACGTCTTATCAGTTTTCAGAATAGAAATTCCGCTGAAAAGGTATGTAGCTGATTCTTTCTCTGacagaaaaaatttcaagttaacaaattttagttttttgGTGGAGTTCGGAACGTTGAAAAACTTCAAGAATTGGAGTTGGCGTGGGTGCCAAAAACAGCTGTTACAACTAATACTACATCCATGGAGACTGGCGAATCTAATACAAGCGACAACATGAACATAGAGGTAGAAGAAGGAAGATGGCGCTagtttatttacttttacaaaagtttttcagAGAATGAATTAATGGGCTGCATTGTATGCGGCTGTCATAAAATATAAGCAACTAATTGATTAATCTTATAGAGTGCAATAagcatttcaaaaatggaGATTTCatattgaaatatttgtaaCTAACATTTCGATCAATTCGGTTTTTTGATACAAAAGAGTTAATGCTTCCGAATTACAACTCAAATCGTTACacaattcattaaaagtgGTAACAAAAATCGGCTAGGAGAGAAAACTCATGATAAGGAAAGAAACATAAATTCAGTGTTCATAGCaagaagtaaacaaaatggGCATGTTACTTCAGTTTAGAAATAATGGCATCGGTATATTGAACATTGTTTGACTTGCCGCCCAAATCCTTGGTGCGAGCATCGGGATTGTTTGCAAGGGTATCAAAGATAGCTAATGGTAATTAGTAAACAGACAAAATCTTAATTTAGTAAAACACATACCTGATTCGATGCGTTTGGCATAATCATTTAAATTCATGTGCTTCAACATCATTACAGAAGATAACAGTAAAGCAGTAGGGTTGGCTAAACCTTTTCCAGCAATATCAGGGGCAGTACCATGAACAGCTTCAAAGATGGAAGCTTGGTTGCCAATGTTTCCGGAAGGAGTCAAACCAAGACCGCCAATTAAACCAGCGCACATATCAGAAACAATATCACCGTATAAATTGGGCATAACCATAACTGTGTTGTTATAAGGGACAGGATCGGTGACAATCTTCAAGCAGGCGTTATCCAAGATTTCCTCCCTAAGCTCGATATCAGGATATTCAGGTGCAAGCTCCTTGGCgcattccaaaaataaaccGTCAGCCATGCGCATAATGGTAGCCTTGTGGACTACGGTGATGTTGTTCTTGCCAGTTTGGCGAGCATATTGGAATGCATAACGAATAACACGCTCAGATGCTGCGCGagtaattaatttaatcgATTGAACAACGCCTGGTATAACTTCATGCTCGATGCCTGAGTATTCACCCTCAGTGTTCTCACGAATCAAAACGGTATTAACGTTATCATAAGGTGTTTTGTATCCCGTAATAGATACACAGGGACGAACATTGGCAAACAAGCCGAAAGTACGACGCAAAGTAAGGTTCATAGAAACATGACCCTTCCCAATTGGGGTTGCCAATGGACCTTTCAAAGCcactttatttttcctaACAGATTCCTTAGCATCATCAGGAATAGTAGTAGTACCTAAACGAATTAGTAAACGTGATTTTCGTGCGCGATAATCTCGAGGAGACATGGAAGGACTTGACAAGCAGGAACAAGCATTGCTGACAAAAACGTATAAAAGAAAGGCCAAACTGCATACAAATCCAACCATCTTCTCTTATACTTGACATaccatttttcaaaataggATATACTTTTACACGTTCCCATTCGATAGGGACCTACAATACAAGTCGTTAATGACTAAATGACGGATGACTCGACAAACCTTTGCAGCCTTAAATATACGTTCTACAGACTGAGCAATTTCTGGACCAATGCCATCGCCAGCAATCATCGTTACTGTGTAGTTCCCGTTGGCATTCTTTACTCCTTCATATGTCCCAGCGGCAGCCTTCGTTGAAGAAAATCTCTGCTAAAAATAACTCTGTTAATATAATCGATCAAATAATCATGAAAAGACGAGTAAGGCTGCTTAAACCAGCGATTTATCGCTTAGGAGCCAATTCACAACTTACAAAAGAGTAACAGGCGCTTCTTGAAAACGTCCGTAAAGAACCTGCAGTACGTAAAGTAGAAAGCATTgacattgtttttttataactAATGTAGCATGTATGGAGAGTGCAAGATGTCGGACCGTGATATAAACAAAGGATTCCGAGAGTCGTCGCATCATCCTTAATTTGACTTTACCGAATTTTGTGGAGATAGAACGTGGAGTTAAGCAAGGGTAATTGAGTGGAGTTTAACCATTTAGAAAGCCCCTCGAAGCGGAATGAGGAATTGTTATTACATAGCGCTCTTTTTTACTGCATTGTCTATTATTGCGTTATATAGTTTTTAACGATAATTTCAGTAGTACATAATTATTAATgttgtttaaaaaacacATCTATTTGGTTCTTGAGGTATATTCAGTAACTAAAGATGTAATTGTCTAAATTGAGAGGATAATTCGACGAATTGGTTTTGcttgaattaaaaaaattgtaattttGTAGCTTCACACTGGTGTTATTGATATCTTGACTTTTGTATTGTTCTCAACTGGAAAATTAGTGTTGTCATATACTAGGTgtgcttttttaatttttcggattatgctttattttctcaattaCTCTTCCAAATATATTCATTCATTCAACAAAAAGATGTTTTGCTATTTGTCTTAAATAGTGTAGCATTTTAGAATACGTAGTTCCTATTTCAAACTATCTCAACCATACACTCactaaaaacaataacGATTATTGTGTGTTAAAGGcatttaaagattttttaggAATAGTTAAAAAAGCATAGTGACATGTAACGAAGCGTACTGTTTGCCCGCACAGTCGAAGTTGCCGCTTAGAATTAAGCTTCGGTTAATAAAAACTAGCAAGTTATCCTAACGAACTGTGGGAAAAGCTTATTCAGGAAAACTTCGTGGATCCCGTTAAAATACGTTATGATAACTAATAGCGAACTGTCTTGTTGCTGTGTTTTGCaatattacttttaaatagtATAAGACAGTATGTTAAGTTAGGTTTTCAGAGTGCATACTCTATTCGTTAATTCGTGCTTTCAACTCTTTATCTTTCAAGAGTGCAAGAATCTCTTGCAAATTCGAGCTTGGTCTTGCAACTGTTTATTCTAATCCTCCAGCGTCTTGCTGGTGGTTTCGCATGTCTGAACATAATTACCAGTCTGATAGGGAAGTGGCAGAGGATCCTTTTCTTAATTATGAAGCCTCTGCTAATCAATTATCCTCAAATTCGCGCGAATCTACTCCAAGAGGTTCACCATGGCGCGCTGGTATGAGATCCGCATCTTTAATGACAGAACCTTTAGAAGATTCCATGTATAGcgataataattatttagaCAATGGGGTCTCTTTTacaaaagatgaaaatcCTCTTTACTCGCCGTCTTGGCCGAGTTTGGCGGATGCAAACGTGAATTCAATGAAGTCTAATAATGCTATACAGGAGCATAAAGCAGCGAAATTTGTTTCTGAAAAGTCTTTGGAAAAAGTATCGACTGCAGATAATAACCTTGTGCTTCAGGAGCTTGAAAATCTCCGAGAACGCTTAAATCAAGTAGAGCTTCAACTCAGTGAGCGACCCTCTTCCTACTTAGGCTATCATAACAATCTTAGTCCATATCGTTCTCCTAACAGTTACCCTTCTCTTTTACCCTCTACTCATTCACCTCACTCACCGGCGCCGCTAAGCACGATGCAAACGGCTCTTATGCGGCTTCGCACTTATCATCCTTCGCCCATCATTTTAAAGCCCGTAGAGCAAGCTGTAAACCATGCAATCACCTTGGTAAACACCTCTCCATCGAGTGTGGTGGATGCGTTATGCCGAAGCCTTGCCGAATTGTGTCTTGGCTTGGTGCAAGAAGCGATCGATGCATCTATTTTGAGTCAACAGGAAAGCTCAAACTCTTTAGATCTTGTCCGTCATACACCACCATTGAATTATACCAGTTCTGTTGATTCTTCACCACAACGTATGGCCTCTGATAGTTATGGTAGGCCTTCTCTGCATTTAAATGACCCCTTTCCATCAGTTGATCTTCAATCAAATGAACTTTCTCATCATAATGTTAGAACAACTCTCTTTTCTGATGATTCCCgatttcattcaaaaattcatacACATTCTACTCCTCCTTCTCAAATGTATAGTGCTGCATCTCATTTCCGGTACCGTAGCGATCCATCAACCCGTCATGTCTCGAATTCTACAAACAAATCGAGCTTGCATCCATCACCAACGTCTTTGCGAGTTGCTCATCCTATTATCCCCCAGAGGGCGTCTCCAGCATCACAGTCTTTTCCTTCTCTTCAAGACACTCCTTCCCCCTAGTTCGGCCTATTACAAGTTTAATTTTGaatcaatttttctttgtgtTTATCAAGTAAATCAGGTTCTTCTCATACATGTAAGTTCATACAAACATTGATTGAGGAGTGCTATCATTTAATTTGTCGTCCCTCTCGTAcaagtttttattttttttatatcgCTCATTTCTTTAAGAAGTTGCTAATCCTACTAGGACGTCTATTTTAATGTTATTGGATCTGGCTGCATCTCTATTTGCTGCATTGCTTGCTCAAACTTTATAGTATGAGAACGTCTTAAAATTTGAGGTTTTGTTCATCTTCTCATCaatgctatttttttaaaattgataattCAGTGCAGatcttttcattatttaacCATATACGATAATTTAGATTTGGGAAGTGGATGTCTTCTTCGCAAGACGAAATGGTACATTGTGTTTAATTAGCTTTATTTCGCACCTGatttataaaatgaatCAGATAATTTAACTCGTTACTGTATTTACTTTTAGTATCTTTCTATATTCAAGTTTACCAACTTGTTAAAATGCGTTACCTCTGTCACCTGTAGAAAAGCATCAAATGCTGTAGCTTGGTAGGAGCTCACAATACTTCCATACATCTTTTCAGTCTATCATCAATTATTAGAACACTGAAAATTTGTATTCTCCAGTTATCTTCTTGCAAGTTAAATATTATAGAGGAAGCTAAGTTGAAATGGTTATTGGTGCCATGAATGTTTGAAGGTAACTCACAAAATGAATTCTGAATCAGCGAAAGAAAATGCAGAAGAGCAAATTGAAACGAAAGGACGTGCATTGAAGTCCTCAACAAATATAGAACGAAAAGAGTCTTCCTTACAACCGCTTCGATCAAAACTTCCTTTGAGAATGTCTCAAAAACTACCTCccttaaaaatttacacCTCCCAACTTCCCCTGGTTTCCCACAAAAATATGTTGGAAAACGAAGAGGAAGCTAGTCATTCACAATTGTTTACTCCGTGTCCTGTCCCTCCATCTTTCCCGAAAGCATCTAAACCCAATTCTAATCAGCCGTACCCCAATGGCCCTGTTTGTATCTATCCCCCAAATATTTACTTATATGCCAAACCTACTATGCCCATTATTCAATCTTTTGATGTTGTTATAAACGTGGCGAAGGAAGTTTTGCATCCATTTCGCACTGATGGCCGTCATTATAGAGATTCTAAACATAACCTGGACATTCAAGTATTTGATCACATCGAATATGTTCACATTCATTGGGATCATGATACACAGTTTGCTTTGGAACTTGATAAGCTTGTTTCTTTTGTAGCTTACAATGCCATGCAACTTAACAAAAAGgttttaattaattgtCAAATGGGCATTTCTCGCTCTGCTTGTTTGATGATCGCGTTTATAATGAAGACATTAAACCTAAATGTTTCTGATGCTTATGAGTACGTTAAAGAACGATCTCCATGGATAGGTCCCAACATgtctttgatttttcagCTTTCAGAATATCAACAAATTATTCGTAAAAATTCTAGTCAAGGTCCCTATCAATCGTCATCCTTGAAACAATCCAAAAGGAAATCTGAAGGTAATTTGCTTTTCCCTGAAAAGCCTCATAGTGCACAACTGCCTCTTGTTAGCCCGTCCACGTCTGAGTCAAGTATGTTCACAAATCTTCGAAGAACTCGAAGTAGCGGCAGTATAAGTAATGATGCTTCTTGACAATGccaattatttataaatacataaaaaaagggaaatttTGTCTATTCAAGTTCCGTTGTAAGTTGGTTTTTATACTCTTCCTTATGGGTCTTAATTCTAAGCTTATCAgctgcttttaaaaaatatccaCTTTATTATGAAGACTTACGGGTCGCTCGTCAGTTATTCATATCATTCGTCATGGACTTTTTTACAGTTTGCATTGCTCGCTTCCAATGTATAGTTATAATTCTTGTTTAATACTTAGCTTGCAGATGTTTTATCGTTCTATGTTGCGAATTTGTATTTACCTCAGTTTTTTACTTCTAGTCTTTGGTTCTGGGTCGGTTTGTTTAccaatgaaaaaaactaGAGTTTTCATGTCATTTGTCATTGTTATTGAGTGAAATTTGTGCGTCGtgttattttctaattcattattctatttttatGCTATTTCCTTGTTATTATTACTAAACTTAATATGAGGTTGtgaatatttattcaaCATCATCAGTATCTATTCTTATTCCCAGTTAAAATGATGTCCCTTCTTATCAGCAACACGGTGTCTTTAGTTGATATAAAGCATTCCTTCAATCGTTagaaatttgtaaatttccGAGTTTACGATTCGTACTAACTTGAGCATTCATGA
This region of Schizosaccharomyces pombe strain 972h- genome assembly, chromosome: II genomic DNA includes:
- the nem2 gene encoding protein phosphatase regulator Nem2 — protein: MSSYVPNTLSVYHNLLILEASFRKTYLQLQVRRQKYMAFYVSLLVWNFYFGYRVFYRISKYSLIDLTYKLCLLCGIVTLLLFYFSGLYRTTIVYPSRYVQQVNKAMRFFNIRLVITPVPWFQVRKPLDCGVHLILSSKRFDILVIEGWEAFRSSYFASIHRKNNSIQSNESSESPSSKQN
- the rmn1 gene encoding MTREC (exosome adaptor) complex RNA-binding subunit Rmn1 — protein: MPLFLEEHAEYLKRYLEQALEPISDADASVLSDYAMALLRHDSSEEEVRQLCYSQLEDFLRQETIPFVDKIFDVLREKSYLEGASNMPSTGMVTEEVSRYSPTSSMIPATNSMETNFNNSLPAVGKTNTFPSQVPNMFGPPLYHPAATAPSEFMPSIPGFGNLPNPAMPPIPFLPFNPAAQPPFPPPFKMRGKRGFGMRHEHNSELRRHSPGNRRFNPYKAYPQPHLGHRFSRNAGNDPTSTALEVRNIPEEHFNEENIRSFFSKFGVLEKVELNPTHHSCVLEFTSHEAANNAWSSPEPIFNNRFIKIFWYNPSKGFHNRPKKFASHKSPTTSDSSNVESSEDVDPASLLQNEEFHKLIEERQRQHEERLKRINANKKALEELNQKKRELAQQQLKEQELLMQKIKETDRSGNKRLMLLETQHSLLKAEADCLGLPVSNVSESPAASNGSHHPYASGLPQRGTNTFFRGRGRGRGDMFASMSIDNRPTKLRVINVSPEKNEALLQYLFTVGGYEEITEPSTTERLISFQNRNSAEKFFGGVRNVEKLQELELAWVPKTAVTTNTTSMETGESNTSDNMNIEVEEGRWR
- the idh2 gene encoding isocitrate dehydrogenase (NAD+) subunit 2, yielding MSMLSTLRTAGSLRTFSRSACYSFQRFSSTKAAAGTYEGVKNANGNYTVTMIAGDGIGPEIAQSVERIFKAAKVPIEWERVKVYPILKNGTTTIPDDAKESVRKNKVALKGPLATPIGKGHVSMNLTLRRTFGLFANVRPCVSITGYKTPYDNVNTVLIRENTEGEYSGIEHEVIPGVVQSIKLITRAASERVIRYAFQYARQTGKNNITVVHKATIMRMADGLFLECAKELAPEYPDIELREEILDNACLKIVTDPVPYNNTVMVMPNLYGDIVSDMCAGLIGGLGLTPSGNIGNQASIFEAVHGTAPDIAGKGLANPTALLLSSVMMLKHMNLNDYAKRIESAIFDTLANNPDARTKDLGGKSNNVQYTDAIISKLK
- the mto2 gene encoding gamma tubulin complex linker Mto2 gives rise to the protein MSEHNYQSDREVAEDPFLNYEASANQLSSNSRESTPRGSPWRAGMRSASLMTEPLEDSMYSDNNYLDNGVSFTKDENPLYSPSWPSLADANVNSMKSNNAIQEHKAAKFVSEKSLEKVSTADNNLVLQELENLRERLNQVELQLSERPSSYLGYHNNLSPYRSPNSYPSLLPSTHSPHSPAPLSTMQTALMRLRTYHPSPIILKPVEQAVNHAITLVNTSPSSVVDALCRSLAELCLGLVQEAIDASILSQQESSNSLDLVRHTPPLNYTSSVDSSPQRMASDSYGRPSLHLNDPFPSVDLQSNELSHHNVRTTLFSDDSRFHSKIHTHSTPPSQMYSAASHFRYRSDPSTRHVSNSTNKSSLHPSPTSLRVAHPIIPQRASPASQSFPSLQDTPSP
- the pmp1 gene encoding dual-specificity MAP kinase phosphatase Pmp1, which translates into the protein MSQKLPPLKIYTSQLPLVSHKNMLENEEEASHSQLFTPCPVPPSFPKASKPNSNQPYPNGPVCIYPPNIYLYAKPTMPIIQSFDVVINVAKEVLHPFRTDGRHYRDSKHNLDIQVFDHIEYVHIHWDHDTQFALELDKLVSFVAYNAMQLNKKVLINCQMGISRSACLMIAFIMKTLNLNVSDAYEYVKERSPWIGPNMSLIFQLSEYQQIIRKNSSQGPYQSSSLKQSKRKSEGNLLFPEKPHSAQLPLVSPSTSESSMFTNLRRTRSSGSISNDAS